The Flavobacterium praedii genome window below encodes:
- a CDS encoding ABC transporter ATP-binding protein — protein sequence MYSLDNFSLDIKEGQIFGLLGPNGAGKTTLISILCGLVRPTSGTFTIDDLTYAKNANGIKKIIGVVPQEYALYPTLTARENLLYFGSMYGLKGNDLKEKVINNLDFLGLLKFADKRIETFSGGMKRRVNLIAGILHNPKILFLDEPTVGVDVHSKNVIIDYLKELNKTGTTIIYTSHHLSEAQDFCTNIAIVDRGIIYAEGTPKDLITATPNARNLEDVFISLTGKELRDAI from the coding sequence ATGTATTCTTTGGATAATTTTTCTTTGGATATAAAAGAGGGGCAGATTTTTGGTTTACTTGGTCCGAATGGAGCTGGTAAAACCACTCTGATTTCAATTCTTTGTGGATTGGTTAGACCTACTTCGGGTACTTTTACCATTGATGATTTGACGTATGCAAAAAATGCCAATGGTATAAAAAAAATAATTGGAGTTGTACCACAGGAATATGCTTTATATCCAACATTAACCGCAAGGGAAAATTTACTGTATTTTGGAAGTATGTATGGTTTAAAAGGGAATGACCTTAAAGAAAAAGTAATTAACAATCTTGATTTTTTAGGATTATTGAAGTTTGCAGATAAACGAATCGAAACTTTTTCGGGAGGAATGAAACGCCGCGTCAATTTGATTGCTGGAATTCTACACAATCCCAAGATTCTTTTTCTGGATGAACCTACCGTAGGCGTTGATGTACATTCTAAAAATGTTATTATTGATTATTTAAAGGAACTTAATAAAACGGGTACAACCATTATTTATACGTCACATCATTTATCCGAAGCGCAGGATTTTTGTACCAACATTGCCATAGTAGATAGAGGTATAATATATGCTGAGGGAACGCCAAAGGATTTAATTACTGCTACACCAAATGCCAGAAATCTGGAAGATGTTTTTATTTCATTAACCGGAAAAGAATTGAGAGATGCTATATAA
- a CDS encoding beta-ketoacyl-[acyl-carrier-protein] synthase family protein — protein MIKEVYITETNCITPIGFDVTSNIKNIGDEVSGIQLHDKPKLFHVPFYASIIDDADLDLAFAKITAATHYSRLEKMMILALDPIIKKAKFVFSERTGFLLSTTKGNVTALENQNLESAYLHQLAQTIADFFKFKTEPIVVSNACVSGILAVSVAKRLLQAEVFDNVFIVAGDEISKFILSGFNSFQAMSDLPCKPYSINRTGVTLGEAAAAVLVSSNKENAKIKVIGDGSINDANHISGPSRTGEGLFRSIQSALAEAKINSSQIDYISAHGTATLYNDEMEAIALNRLGLENVPVNSLKGFYGHTLGASGLLETVIGIQSVQESKLFVSLGFDTIGVSQPIHIIEKNEDKNIRYFLKTASGFGGCNTAVLFEKVN, from the coding sequence ATGATAAAAGAAGTTTACATAACCGAAACGAATTGCATTACACCCATAGGGTTTGATGTGACCTCCAATATAAAAAATATTGGTGATGAAGTTTCTGGTATTCAATTGCATGATAAACCAAAGTTGTTTCATGTGCCATTTTACGCTTCTATAATTGATGATGCCGATTTGGATTTAGCTTTCGCCAAAATTACTGCAGCCACTCACTATTCTAGATTAGAGAAAATGATGATTTTGGCTTTAGATCCCATCATTAAAAAGGCTAAATTCGTTTTCAGTGAGCGAACTGGTTTTTTACTGTCAACTACAAAAGGGAATGTTACGGCTTTAGAAAATCAAAATTTAGAATCTGCTTATTTACATCAATTAGCTCAAACGATTGCTGATTTTTTTAAATTTAAAACAGAGCCAATTGTGGTTTCAAATGCTTGTGTTTCTGGAATATTGGCTGTTTCGGTGGCCAAAAGGTTACTACAGGCTGAAGTTTTTGATAATGTATTTATAGTTGCAGGGGATGAAATTTCGAAATTTATTTTATCAGGATTCAACTCTTTTCAGGCCATGAGTGATTTGCCGTGTAAGCCTTATTCAATAAACAGAACTGGAGTTACATTAGGCGAAGCTGCTGCTGCGGTTTTGGTTTCTTCGAATAAAGAAAACGCCAAAATAAAAGTAATAGGAGATGGCTCTATCAATGATGCGAATCATATCTCGGGACCATCTAGAACTGGTGAAGGTCTTTTTAGAAGCATTCAAAGTGCTTTGGCGGAAGCCAAAATAAACAGCAGTCAAATTGATTATATTTCAGCACATGGTACAGCAACTCTATATAACGATGAAATGGAAGCTATAGCCTTGAACAGATTAGGATTAGAAAATGTTCCAGTCAATAGTCTGAAAGGATTTTATGGACATACGTTGGGAGCTTCGGGATTATTAGAAACCGTTATCGGAATTCAATCGGTACAGGAAAGCAAATTGTTTGTTTCCTTGGGATTTGACACTATTGGAGTGAGTCAGCCAATTCATATTATTGAAAAAAATGAGGATAAAAATATTCGTTATTTTCTAAAAACAGCTTCAGGTTTTGGTGGTTGCAATACAGCAGTTTTATTCGAAAAAGTTAACTAA
- a CDS encoding ABC transporter permease, translating into MLYKIWMSVYKEFLLLKRDMGGVVTLFLMPLVLIITVTLIQDSTYKKGEEVKIPILLVDYDKGNVSKTIFDNLQKNNVFSVVTTIDKIPITEAIAKEAVFKGKYQMAIIIPSHLSIDLQANIDQNVQKIVSSLGFSDSLTTDSKTKLVNQKEVKLYFDPAVQLSFKNGVMNGIDKMISQIETKSIYSTFQDQLGEGDGKFEQKSFITFKEIVPKINNKDNKPNSVQHNVPAWTLFAIFFIVIPLSINIVKEKTQGTFIRLRTNPVSNMIVLGGKTVMYLIICLIQFYMMIAVAIFLFPHLGLPALNVEGNLLLMSVVALFSGLAAIGFGILLGTIAKTQEQSAPFGATAVIILAAIGGVWVPVFAMPKIMQVIAQSSPMNWGLEAFYDVLLRNASFWDLVPELSLLFLFFIVTTTIALLYEKKKRAV; encoded by the coding sequence ATGCTATATAAAATTTGGATGTCAGTTTATAAAGAATTCTTGTTGCTGAAACGAGATATGGGAGGGGTTGTGACATTGTTTTTGATGCCGTTGGTATTAATTATAACAGTTACACTTATTCAGGATAGTACTTATAAAAAAGGTGAAGAGGTTAAAATCCCAATACTATTGGTTGATTATGACAAAGGAAATGTTTCCAAAACGATTTTTGATAATTTACAAAAAAACAACGTTTTTAGTGTAGTTACAACCATAGATAAAATTCCGATTACTGAGGCTATAGCCAAAGAAGCTGTTTTTAAAGGAAAATATCAGATGGCAATTATTATTCCATCCCATTTAAGTATTGATTTACAAGCTAATATCGATCAAAATGTTCAAAAAATTGTCAGTAGTTTGGGTTTTTCCGATTCTTTGACAACCGATTCAAAAACAAAATTAGTTAATCAAAAAGAAGTCAAACTCTACTTTGATCCAGCAGTGCAATTGAGTTTTAAAAATGGCGTTATGAATGGCATTGACAAAATGATTTCTCAAATTGAAACCAAATCCATTTACAGTACTTTTCAAGATCAATTAGGAGAAGGAGATGGTAAATTTGAACAAAAGAGTTTTATTACATTCAAAGAAATCGTTCCTAAAATCAACAATAAAGATAATAAACCAAATTCTGTGCAACACAATGTTCCAGCTTGGACACTTTTTGCTATATTTTTCATTGTTATTCCATTGTCAATCAATATAGTAAAGGAAAAAACGCAAGGAACTTTTATTCGCTTAAGAACCAATCCAGTTTCTAATATGATTGTTTTGGGAGGTAAAACAGTTATGTATTTAATCATTTGTTTGATTCAGTTTTATATGATGATTGCAGTTGCCATATTTTTATTTCCTCATTTGGGACTACCGGCTCTGAATGTAGAAGGAAATCTATTATTGATGAGTGTTGTAGCCTTATTTTCTGGATTAGCGGCAATTGGTTTTGGTATTTTATTGGGTACTATTGCCAAAACACAAGAGCAATCGGCTCCTTTTGGTGCTACAGCCGTGATTATTTTAGCAGCTATAGGTGGCGTTTGGGTTCCCGTATTTGCCATGCCTAAAATAATGCAAGTTATTGCGCAATCCTCACCAATGAACTGGGGACTTGAAGCTTTTTATGATGTACTTTTGCGTAACGCATCCTTTTGGGATTTAGTTCCAGAATTGAGTTTGTTATTTTTATTTTTTATAGTTACCACAACGATAGCATTGCTGTATGAAAAGAAGAAAAGAGCAGTTTGA
- a CDS encoding acyl-CoA thioesterase → MKRRKEQFDEATALTVSLEIRVRFNETDPLGIVWHGYYITYFEDGREAFGRHHGISYLDIFDSGYTTPIVKSSCEHKLSLRYGDVARIETTIVDTPAAKMIYRYKIFDAKNEIACSGETVQVFLDKDGELMLTNPPFFEEWKRKVGLIK, encoded by the coding sequence ATGAAAAGAAGAAAAGAGCAGTTTGACGAAGCAACCGCTTTAACCGTTTCACTAGAGATTCGAGTACGTTTCAATGAAACCGACCCGCTTGGAATAGTGTGGCACGGCTATTATATTACCTATTTTGAAGATGGGAGAGAGGCTTTTGGTCGTCATCACGGGATTTCCTATTTGGATATTTTTGATAGTGGCTATACAACACCTATTGTAAAATCAAGTTGTGAACATAAATTGTCATTGCGTTATGGTGATGTAGCCCGCATAGAAACTACTATTGTTGATACTCCTGCGGCAAAAATGATTTACAGATACAAAATATTTGATGCCAAAAATGAAATTGCTTGTTCAGGAGAAACTGTTCAGGTTTTTTTGGATAAAGATGGAGAATTAATGCTAACAAATCCTCCTTTTTTTGAAGAGTGGAAACGAAAAGTAGGCCTTATAAAATAA